The region ATCAGGTCGTGAACGTATTCGTCCGGCGTGTCCTCGATCGAGGCAATCTCCTCCAGAATGACATTCCGCTCCTTCTCCAGATCGCAGAAGAGGGAGTTCTTGACGAGGTCCGCCAGGATCTCGATGCCGGTGGCGACGTGCTTTTCGAGCACCTTGACGTAGAGGCAGGTGTATTCGCGCGAGGTGAAGGCGTTCAGCTGGCCGCCGCGGCTTTCGATCGCCGCCATGATCTCGTGAACATTCCGGTTCGATGTCCCTTTGAAAAACAGGTGCTCCAGAAAGTGGGCTATCCCGTTCTCGTCCGCGCGCTCATTGCCCGATCCGGTCCGTATCCAGACGCCGATACTGGCGGAGTGCAGGTACGGCAGCGGCTCCAGGCAGACCGCCAGGCCGTTGTCCAGCGTTATGACCTCCGCATCCTCCTGCGTGTAGACGATATCACTCAACGGTTTGCATTCCTTCCAGCACGTGTGCGCGACTCAGGCCCGCGCGCTCCTGAAATGGCCGCCGCGCCGGCAGCGGTAGCGCGCCGGCGCGGGGCCTCAAAAAAATGGCGCTTCCACGGGGAAGCGCCATCGTATCCATACATTCCCGATTACCGGCGCCCGCCGCGGTCGCCGCCGCCGCGCCCGCCGCGATCACCACCGCGCCCGCCGCCACCGCCGCGTCCGCCGCGATCACCGCCACGTCCGCCACGGTCGCCGCCGCGCCCGCCCCGGTCACCCCGGTCGCGGTCACGGCTGGCTTCCTTCTTTTCAAGCTCGCTCGGGTCCACCCGGCCCAGCTCGACGTCGGCCTGCACTTTGGACAGGTTGACGCGGCCCATCTTGTCGATCTCGATCACCTTGATGTCGATCTCGTCGCCGACGTCCACCACGTCCGTCACCTCGTTTACGCGGCCGGGGGCCAGCTCGGAGATGTGGATCATGCCTTCCTTGTTGCCCACCACGGTGCAGAAGGCGCCGAAGTTCATGATGCGCGTGATGGTGCCCTTGTAGAGCGCGCCCACCTCGACGTCCGCCGTGATTTCCTTGATGAGGTCAATCGCGGCCTGCGCGCTGGCGGCGTCCACCGCGGCGACATTGACGGTGCCGTCATCTTCCACGCTGATTTCCGAACCCGTTGAGGTCTGGATTTCGCGGATGACCTTGCCTCCCGGCCCGATGATGTCGCGGATCTTGTCGACGTCAATCTTGATCGTGTAGATGCGCGGCGCATACGGCGAGAGGTCCTCGCGCGGCCTGTCGATGCATTCCAGCATCTTGCCGAGAATGTATTCGCGGCCGGCCTTGGCCTGTTCGAGGGCCTTCTGCATCGTTTCGCGGGAGAGCCCCTTGATTTTGGTGTCCATCTGGAAGGCCGTGATGCCGTCCTTCGTTCCGCAGACCTTGAAATCCAGGTCGCCCAGGTGATCCTCGTCGCCCAGGATGTCGCTCAGGATGCGGATCTCGTCGCCTTCCTTGATCATGCCCATGGCGATGCCCGCCACCGGCGCCTTGATCGGGACGCCGGCGTCCATCATGCAGAGCGTGCCGCCGCAGACGGTCGCCATCGAGCTCGAACCGTTGCTTTCGGTCACCTCCGACACAATGCGGACGGTGTACGGGAAGTCCTTGAGCGTTTCATCGGCCGCGCGCTCTTCCTCGCTCACAAACGGCACCATGTTCATCAGCGCGCGCTCCGCCAGTTTGCCGTGGCCGATTTCGCGGCGGCCCGGACCCATAATGCGGCGCACTTCGCCCACCGACCAGGAGGGGAAGTTGTAGTGCAGGAAAAAGCGGCGGAATTCATCGCCCGTGAGCTCATCGAAGCGCTGCTCGTCGCGGGTCGTGCCGAGGGTTGTGGTCACGAGGGCCTGGGTTTCGCCGCGCGTGAAGAGGGCGGAACCGTGGGCGCGCGGAAGCACGCCAACTTCGATCGTGATATTGCGGATTTCGTCGAGTGCGCGCCCGTCCATGCGGCGGTTGGTCTCGATGACCTGGCCCCGCATGACGCGCTTCTTCAAGTCGCTGAACGCCGCCTTCGCGTCGCCTTCGAGCTCCGCCCAGCGCTCCTCGCCGTATTTCTCCGCGAGCGCGGCGAGGGCTTCGTCCTTGATCGCGTCGATGGTTTCGTAGCGCACCTGCTTTTCGGAAATCGCCTGCGCTTCCTTGACGCGGCCGGCGTACCCTTCGATGGCCGCCACGATTTCGTCGTTGAGGTTGATTACCTCCACCGGCATCTTCTCCACGCCCGCCTTTTCGCGGAGCTCGTGGATCGCTCGGATGATCTTCTGGATGTGCGCGTGGCCGAATTCCAGGGCGTCCAGCATAAGGGACTCGGGTACTTCGTGTGCGTGCCCTTCCACCATCGTGATCGCGTCGGCCGTGCCGGCGATGACAATGTCGATATCGCTCTCGGGCATCAGCTCCATCGAAGGATTGACCACAAGCTGGCCGTCAATCATCCCCACGCGCACCGCGCCAATCGGCTCGGAAAGCGGCACTTTCGAAATGTGCAGCGCCGCCGAGGCCGCGTTGATGCTCATCACATCCGGATCATTGACATTGTCCGCCGAAAGCACGGTCTGGCAGACCTGAAGCTCGTTCAGGAAGCCCTTGGGGAACAGCGGACGCAGGGGGCGGTCCGTCATGCGGCACACGAGGATCTCGCGCTCCGAGGGGCGCGCCTCGCGGCGGAAGAAATTCCCCGGGATCTGGCCCACCGCGTAGAACTTCTCGCGGTAGTCGACCGTCATCGGGAAGAAATCCTGGCCCGGCCGCGCGTCGGGCGCAACGCAGACCGCCGAAAGGACCATGGTGTCGCCGCTGCGGCAAATCACCGATCCGTGGGCCTGCTTCGCGATGCGCCCCGTTTCAAATTCCAGTGTTACGTCGTCCAATTGGACAGAAAGGCGTACTGTTGACATAGTTCTTCTAACTCCGTGGACACAGTATCGCCTCCCACAACGATCGGGCCCGTCTTTTTCATCTCTTCTTCTTCGTTCTTCCATGCGCCGTCGGCGGCGCAACGCGCGTAGTGCGCGGGCGGACGCCAGGGGGTCTGCTGCTGTCCTGGGCTGGTCCGCTTTTCGGCCTCGCCCGGCGGGGGCCGGTGAGGCCAGGTCCTTCCCGGCGGTAGCCGCGCAGTGCGGGGAGCCGCCGGTAAGGCATGCGTGATAAAACACTCGGGGCGGCGCTACCGCCGCCCCGAGGGCATTCCTTACTTACGCAGGCCGAGCTCCGCGATGAGCGCCCGGTAGCCTTCCAGATCGTTGTTCCGGAGGTAGGCCAGCAGATTGCGCCGCTTGCCCACCAGCCGCAGCAAACCGCGCTGTCCGGCAAAGTCCTTCTTGTGCACCTTGAAGTGCTCGGTCAGGTCGTTGATACGCTGCGTCAGAAGCGCGATCTGCACTTCCGTCGACCCCGTATTCTTCTCGTCCTTCCCGAATTTCTTGATGACTTCCTGCTTCTGTTCCTTGGTTATCGCCATGGATTCACCTTTCGTTGTATTCACCCGGGCCAAGTGCGCCGCCGGTGACCGCGGTCGACCGAGCGCCGGGCAACTCCACAAAATCCCGGCAAGACGCCGGGCGATTCAACTGTGCTATTTGTCCGTCAACGCGGCGATGCCCGGAAGGATCTTCCCTTCGAGCATCTCCAGCGAAGCGCCGCCGCCCGTAGAAACGTGCGACATCTTCTCCGCCAGGCCGAACTGCGCGACCGCGGCCGCGGTATCGCCGCCGCCGATCACGCTCGTGATGGTCTCGCTTTCGGCAAGCAGATCCGCGATGGCGCGGGTGCCGCCGGCAAACTTCTCCATCTCAAACACGCCCACCGGGCCATTCCAGACGACCGTGGCCGCCTTCTTGATGGCTTCGAGGAACTGTTCCCGGGTCTTGGGCCCGATATCCAGGCCTTCCCAGCCGTCCTCGATCTCGCCCAGGCCGCAAACCTTCGTGTTCGCGTCGTTCGAGAAGGCGTCCGCGACGATATTGTCCACGGGAAGGAGCAATTCTACTCCTTTTTCCTTCGCCTTTGCCATCACCTGATTCGCCGTGTCGAGGCCGGCCTCGTCGAGCAGCGAATTGCCGATGGCGTAGCCCTGCGCCTTCATGAAGGTGTAGGCCATGCCGCCGCCGATGATCAGCGTGTCGACGAGGTTGAGCAGGTTGTCGATGACCGTGATCTTGTCCGACACCTTCGCGCCGCCCAGAATCGCGATCAGCGGCCGCTTCGGGCTGTGCAGCACGCCGCCGATGTACTCGATCTCCTTGGCGACCAGGAAGCCCGCCGCGCTCTGCGCCACGTACTTCGTCACGCCCTCGGTCGAGGCGTGTGCGCGGTGCACCGTGCCGAACGCGTCGCTGACGTAGACATCCGCCAGCTTCGCCAGCTGCTCGGAAAGCGCCGGATCGTTCTTCGTTTCACCGGGGTGAAAGCGCGTGTTCTCCAGCAGGAGAATATCGCCGGCGGCCAGCTTGGCCACCGCCGCCTCCACCTCGGGGCCCACGATGTCGTCGGCCTTGGACACATTGCCGCCCACCAGCTTGCGCAGCTCGTCCGCGACAGGATCCATCTTGAACTTGCTGTTGTCCTCGCCGGCTTTGGGGCGGCCCAGGTGCGACATCAGAATCAGCTTCCCGCCCTGGTCGCGGACGTACTGGATGCTCTTGAGCGCCGCCACAATGCGGGTGTTGTCCCGCACCGTGCCGTCCGCGTTCTGCGGGACGTTAAAGTCCACCCGCATGAGCACGCGCTTGTCCTTCAATTGAAGGTCGGTGATACTCAGCTTGTTCATGACTAGCCGGCCATCTTCTTGAACAGGTCGATGCAGCGGCAGGAGTAGCCCCACTCGTTGTCGTACCAGGATACAACTTTGGCGAAGTTGCCGTCCATGACGGTCGTGCTCAGCGCGTCGAATACGCTGGAGTGCGGGTTGCCAATCACGTCCACGGAGACAATGGGATCTTCCGTGTACTGGAGGATGCCCTTCAGGGGGCCGTCCGCCGCGGCCTTAACCGCCGCGTTGATTTCTTCGGCGGTCGTGCTCTTGTTAAGTTCGAC is a window of Candidatus Hydrogenedentota bacterium DNA encoding:
- the pnp gene encoding polyribonucleotide nucleotidyltransferase codes for the protein MSTVRLSVQLDDVTLEFETGRIAKQAHGSVICRSGDTMVLSAVCVAPDARPGQDFFPMTVDYREKFYAVGQIPGNFFRREARPSEREILVCRMTDRPLRPLFPKGFLNELQVCQTVLSADNVNDPDVMSINAASAALHISKVPLSEPIGAVRVGMIDGQLVVNPSMELMPESDIDIVIAGTADAITMVEGHAHEVPESLMLDALEFGHAHIQKIIRAIHELREKAGVEKMPVEVINLNDEIVAAIEGYAGRVKEAQAISEKQVRYETIDAIKDEALAALAEKYGEERWAELEGDAKAAFSDLKKRVMRGQVIETNRRMDGRALDEIRNITIEVGVLPRAHGSALFTRGETQALVTTTLGTTRDEQRFDELTGDEFRRFFLHYNFPSWSVGEVRRIMGPGRREIGHGKLAERALMNMVPFVSEEERAADETLKDFPYTVRIVSEVTESNGSSSMATVCGGTLCMMDAGVPIKAPVAGIAMGMIKEGDEIRILSDILGDEDHLGDLDFKVCGTKDGITAFQMDTKIKGLSRETMQKALEQAKAGREYILGKMLECIDRPREDLSPYAPRIYTIKIDVDKIRDIIGPGGKVIREIQTSTGSEISVEDDGTVNVAAVDAASAQAAIDLIKEITADVEVGALYKGTITRIMNFGAFCTVVGNKEGMIHISELAPGRVNEVTDVVDVGDEIDIKVIEIDKMGRVNLSKVQADVELGRVDPSELEKKEASRDRDRGDRGGRGGDRGGRGGDRGGRGGGGGRGGDRGGRGGGDRGGRR
- the rpsO gene encoding 30S ribosomal protein S15; this translates as MAITKEQKQEVIKKFGKDEKNTGSTEVQIALLTQRINDLTEHFKVHKKDFAGQRGLLRLVGKRRNLLAYLRNNDLEGYRALIAELGLRK
- a CDS encoding phosphoglycerate kinase — translated: MNKLSITDLQLKDKRVLMRVDFNVPQNADGTVRDNTRIVAALKSIQYVRDQGGKLILMSHLGRPKAGEDNSKFKMDPVADELRKLVGGNVSKADDIVGPEVEAAVAKLAAGDILLLENTRFHPGETKNDPALSEQLAKLADVYVSDAFGTVHRAHASTEGVTKYVAQSAAGFLVAKEIEYIGGVLHSPKRPLIAILGGAKVSDKITVIDNLLNLVDTLIIGGGMAYTFMKAQGYAIGNSLLDEAGLDTANQVMAKAKEKGVELLLPVDNIVADAFSNDANTKVCGLGEIEDGWEGLDIGPKTREQFLEAIKKAATVVWNGPVGVFEMEKFAGGTRAIADLLAESETITSVIGGGDTAAAVAQFGLAEKMSHVSTGGGASLEMLEGKILPGIAALTDK